DNA sequence from the Xyrauchen texanus isolate HMW12.3.18 chromosome 32, RBS_HiC_50CHRs, whole genome shotgun sequence genome:
TCGATGAAGCAAGGTAAAGTTCACAGGCAATCAgatgtcaaatgtaaaaaaataataatcgttTTTTGATTGTCACAAACCGTCTTAAACTTTGTTTAGCACGTTCAACTACTAATGAACATAAAATTCAGACTGAAACACATTTCCAAAAATAAGATTTTAATCAGATTTCAAACAGAATATGGATGTGATGTCATGTGGTTTGGTTCAGGTTtgtaaaaatctgatttcaagTTGTTATTTGATATTCAGGCAACATATTTGAGtcggttttttaaaaaaaaaatgcaacttacTGTACAGTTTGACTTTACAAAACACTGTCTTCATCTTTCTTTCAGATTTAAGAGTAGTTGTTCTGGGATGGCAGAAAACTGACAAAGCCACATTGATCAACCGTATTTTAGGTGATGAAGTTGAGTCTAAGAAAAGTTTTGTGAAGTCTGTGAGGAGAGACGGTGACGTGAATGGACGGAAGATCGCTCTGATTAACACACCCAGCTGGTGGAAGATGTTTGGCATACAAGACTCACCAGAAGTGAtcaaacaggaactggtgtgcaGTGTCTTCCTGTGTCCACCAGGACCTCATGCTTTTCTGCTGGTTATTAATCTCAGTTTGCCTTTTACTCAAGAACACAGAATCAGTATTGAGGAACATCTTGGTCTCTTTGGAGAGAGAATCTGGTCACACGTCATAGTGCTCTTTACACGAACAGTTTCACTGAAAGATGAATCCATTGAGCAGCACATACAGAATCAAGGAGAAGATCTGCAGCAGATCATCCAGAGATGTGGAGACAGATACCACATCTTTGATATTGACAATAAAGGTAATGGAGTTGAAGAACTGCTCGTGAAGATTGATGGTGTTGTGACTGTAAACAATGGCAAACACTTTGAAACTGATGATGAAAAACTACTTGAggtgaagaaaaagagagaagaaaTTCAAGAGAGAGCAAAAGCCAGACAAACAATGGTGCAGGAAAAATCAGAACAACTGACAGAAATAAGTAAGCCACAGATTTGTACATTGCAAACTAAAACTCTGCATATATTTTTGAAAACCTCTAACAAAATCGTAATATTATTGTTTTCCACAAGGAGCTGTATCTCTGCTCTCAGAACTCAGAATTGTCCTGTTGGGGTGGATCGTTTCTGGCAAGAGTTCTACTGTAAACACCATCTTCGATGACGAAATATTAAAGAAAGGAAAAACAGAACAGTGCACCAACCATTCTGGTGACGTGGATGGCAGAAGGGTGCTGGTGTTGGACACGCCAGGCTGGTGGAAGTATCTCTCAACTAGATTCAATCCAGAGTTTGTACGGACTGCAATCCTGGAGAGTGAAGGTCTAGCAGAACGTGTGAAATTTCCCAATGCCATGATCTTGGTGATTCCAACGGACGCATCATTTAAGAATGAACAAAAACGGGTCATCGAAGAGTACATGGCCATTTTTGGAGAGGAAGTCTGGAGACACACCATAGTTTTGTTCACATGGGGCGACAGATTTCCAGACATCTCAATCGAGGAGCACATTGAGAGTGAAGGAGACGCACTCCAGTGGCTGATTGAGAAATGTGGGAACAGATATCACGTCTTTGACAACACAGACAGGAAGAATCGAGATCAAGTCACACAGCTGCTCCAGAAGATTGATCAGATGGTGGCAGGAAACTGTGTGTTCAGTCTCGACACTACTGCGAAATACAGTGATGTTGAGTCGCATCTTCAGAGAACTGATACCCAGGAAAATGTGACGATGGATGAGATCAAACTGAAGGATATCTGCCATTTTCTGGATGAGGGGTTTAACAGAAAAGCTGAAGATATTAGAAAGAAGATAGGAAACTTATGGATGTATATCATGAAAGAAAACCTTGACTGTGCAAGTTTAGATCAGCTAATTGAGTGTAAGTTGGCAACGATATAAGAAGCTCTTTGATCTTTTTGAGTTTAATACCtaaattatttccattttttttttatgtgttgcaTTTGTAGTTCAGAATCACTCACCTTCTACCACAGAACCTCCAAATTTGGTGCCTACACCTCAACAGGACTGTAGTAAGTGGAcgttttactgtatttattatttatttcattttaaatagtttacaATTAGAAAGTGTTATAATTCCTCCTGTTTtaataaatcaatacaaatattttgcccCTCCTTGAGCATTGCTTCAATCCGGGATGGTTCCCCTTGAGTGTCTCACCACTAAAAAATGGACAATTGCCATCCTGTATGGGACATCTTTAGTTAAGCCAAAATATAGGCTGTCCTGCCTAATATGGGACAGTTGGAAACCCTAGTAATAGTATAATCAGAGGCAGTGAAAACAAAGCTAAAAAAGGGGGGGGCTTCAGATTTTGTTCTGATACTTTCCCATGTTATGACTTTTGATCATGTGCTTTTTCAAACTTCCCCAAGTTCCCAACCAGATAAAGACACTACTGGAGAGAGAATTAAGCAGATGGGAAAATATAATGATAGAAGAAGTTCGGAAGCATTTGCTGGACATTAAGTCCTTTGGTGAGTTATTGAATT
Encoded proteins:
- the LOC127625919 gene encoding GTPase IMAP family member 8-like isoform X2, producing MKQDLRVVVLGWQKTDKATLINRILGDEVESKKSFVKSVRRDGDVNGRKIALINTPSWWKMFGIQDSPEVIKQELVCSVFLCPPGPHAFLLVINLSLPFTQEHRISIEEHLGLFGERIWSHVIVLFTRTVSLKDESIEQHIQNQGEDLQQIIQRCGDRYHIFDIDNKGNGVEELLVKIDGVVTVNNGKHFETDDEKLLEVKKKREEIQERAKARQTMVQEKSEQLTEIRAVSLLSELRIVLLGWIVSGKSSTVNTIFDDEILKKGKTEQCTNHSGDVDGRRVLVLDTPGWWKYLSTRFNPEFVRTAILESEGLAERVKFPNAMILVIPTDASFKNEQKRVIEEYMAIFGEEVWRHTIVLFTWGDRFPDISIEEHIESEGDALQWLIEKCGNRYHVFDNTDRKNRDQVTQLLQKIDQMVAGNCVFSLDTTAKYSDVESHLQRTDTQENVTMDEIKLKDICHFLDEGFNRKAEDIRKKIGNLWMYIMKENLDCASLDQLIEFQNHSPSTTEPPNLVPTPQQDCKLSKEEKRRMSIDAVVRLLQNCNHYASHTVQIQCPESMMVPKILKMK
- the LOC127625919 gene encoding GTPase IMAP family member 8-like isoform X1, with the protein product MKQDLRVVVLGWQKTDKATLINRILGDEVESKKSFVKSVRRDGDVNGRKIALINTPSWWKMFGIQDSPEVIKQELVCSVFLCPPGPHAFLLVINLSLPFTQEHRISIEEHLGLFGERIWSHVIVLFTRTVSLKDESIEQHIQNQGEDLQQIIQRCGDRYHIFDIDNKGNGVEELLVKIDGVVTVNNGKHFETDDEKLLEVKKKREEIQERAKARQTMVQEKSEQLTEIRAVSLLSELRIVLLGWIVSGKSSTVNTIFDDEILKKGKTEQCTNHSGDVDGRRVLVLDTPGWWKYLSTRFNPEFVRTAILESEGLAERVKFPNAMILVIPTDASFKNEQKRVIEEYMAIFGEEVWRHTIVLFTWGDRFPDISIEEHIESEGDALQWLIEKCGNRYHVFDNTDRKNRDQVTQLLQKIDQMVAGNCVFSLDTTAKYSDVESHLQRTDTQENVTMDEIKLKDICHFLDEGFNRKAEDIRKKIGNLWMYIMKENLDCASLDQLIEFQNHSPSTTEPPNLVPTPQQDCIPNQIKTLLERELSRWENIMIEEVRKHLLDIKSFELSKEEKRRMSIDAVVRLLQNCNHYASHTVQIQCPESMMVPKILKMK
- the LOC127625919 gene encoding GTPase IMAP family member 8-like isoform X8; translated protein: MKQDLRVVVLGWQKTDKATLINRILGDEVESKKSFVKSVRRDGDVNGRKIALINTPSWWKMFGIQDSPEVIKQELVCSVFLCPPGPHAFLLVINLSLPFTQEHRISIEEHLGLFGERIWSHVIVLFTRTVSLKDESIEQHIQNQGEDLQQIIQRCGDRYHIFDIDNKGNGVEELLVKIDGVVTVNNGKHFETDDEKLLEVKKKREEIQERAKARQTMVQEKSEQLTEIRAVSLLSELRIVLLGWIVSGKSSTVNTIFDDEILKKGKTEQCTNHSGDVDGRRVLVLDTPGWWKYLSTRFNPEFVRTAILESEGLAERVKFPNAMILVIPTDASFKNEQKRVIEEYMAIFGEEVWRHTIVLFTWGDRFPDISIEEHIESEGDALQWLIEKCGNRYHVFDNTDRKNRDQVTQLLQKIDQMVAGNCVFSLDTTAKYSDVESHLQRTDTQENVTMDEIKLKDICHFLDEGFNRKAEDIRKKIGNLWMYIMKENLDCASLDQLIEFQNHSPSTTEPPNLVPTPQQDCRERIKQMGKYNDRRSSEAFAGH
- the LOC127625919 gene encoding GTPase IMAP family member 8-like isoform X5; the encoded protein is MRRDGEVNGRKIALINTPSWWNIFDLRDSPVVVKQELVCSVFLCPPGPHAFLLVINLSLPFTQEHRISIEEHLGLFGERIWSHVIVLFTRTVSLKDESIEQHIQNQGEDLQQIIQRCGHRYHIFDIDNKGNGVEELLVKIDGVVTVNNGKHFETDDEKLLEVKKKREEIQERAKARQTMVQEKSEQLTEIRAVSLLSELRIVLLGWIVSGKSSTVNTIFDDEILKKGKTEQCTNHSGDVDGRRVLVLDTPGWWKYLSTRFNPEFVRTAILESEGLAERVKFPNAMILVIPTDASFKNEQKRVIEEYMAIFGEEVWRHTIVLFTWGDRFPDISIEEHIESEGDALQWLIEKCGNRYHVFDNTDRKNRDQVTQLLQKIDQMVAGNCVFSLDTTAKYSDVESHLQRTDTQENVTMDEIKLKDICHFLDEGFNRKAEDIRKKIGNLWMYIMKENLDCASLDQLIEFQNHSPSTTEPPNLVPTPQQDCIPNQIKTLLERELSRWENIMIEEVRKHLLDIKSFELSKEEKRRMSIDAVVRLLQNCNHYASHTVQIQCPESMMVPKILKMK